ATCAATCATTATAAGAACTCATCTAACTTCATTGCAGCCGTTCAGGTAGCCAGACAATATGAATGGCATTTGGATGCGCTGACGATCGTTGCAGGTGCGTGTCAGTCCCATTTTGAAGCACTGATCCGTGCAGGTGCGAATTTTGCCAGCAGCCCCAGCCGGGTATTAATACATGCGCTTGATCCTGTATATGTGGCAGCGAAGGCGGCGTTCACCTCCGTGAAGGATACGATTAACATTAATGATATTATCCATCACACCATTAGCGGCAGTGACGGTGTCGGCGGGCTTGAGTCCAGAGGAAGCTATCGGATAGGCTTACCTCCGCTTCAGGATTTGTCCACTCTTAAGGTCACACCAGCAGCGATCTGAAGCTTACAGAATAAGTATTTAATTCACAGGGACTCCTTATTTCTAAGGGGTCTTTTTCTGCTTCGTATAACAAGGGAGAATTGAGCTGATGATCAGTGAATTGGGAATTTTTTCGATCCAAAAATAGCTGTACTTAATTAAAGCAATAACGTTGCTAAAATATTCGTTGACAACACATTTTTGATGCTGATATAATTGATGATTTGACAAACTCTGAAACACCTTGTATAATGGACAAGGAAAGAGGTGGTCGTTAGCCATGGCTAAAAATTCGCTATTGGATATCAAACGCAGTCTCGACGCTCATGTTGGCCAGAAGATTCTACTTCGTGCAAACGGTGGACGCCGTAAGACAATTGAGCGTACTGGTGTATTGGAAGAAACGTACCCTTCTGTTTTTATTGTGAAGCTAGATCAAGAACAGCAAACGTTTAAACGGGTGTCTTACAGTTACGCCGATATATTGACTGAAGCAGTACAGGTTTCAGTATATGATCCTGAGCAAGTCATCAGCGAAATATCGTACAACGAAGTGTAAGCTTGATTTCTCAAGGCGGCTCTCGTCCATTATGGACGGGGCCGTTTTTTTTATTGCATATTTTTTATTGCATAAGTGAGAGGATTAGCTGCCAGCACCGTCTTATTAAGTGTGAGGGGTTAGTACGGCTTAAGGAGGGCGTTAAACGAGTGCGCATATAATAACCCGCCTAGACACATACTAACGACCGAAACATGAAATTATGAGTCCTTTAATAAGGAGGAAGCCTTATGAGCCGCAGAAGACGCAGTGTAATGTCAGAAGAGCTCAAGTATGAGCTGGCCAAGGACCTGGGCTTTTATGATACTGTTCAGCAAGAAGGCTGGGGCGGGATCAAAGCCAAGGATGCAGGCAATATGGTGAAGAGGGCTATACAGCTTGCAGAGCAGGCAGCACGAAAGGGTCAAGGATAATTAGGAAGGTCCCCTGGATACAGCAGGGGGCTTTTTATATATAGCCACATTTATGAAGGGAACAATATGACTTGACAGTCTGCTTTTGATATAATATGTTAAGTTGTCTTGAGGGAATAGCTGAGGGTGGGTGAGTCGCCTTGAAAATTTATGAAAAAGCTCCTGCGAAAATTAATTTGATGTTGGATGTATTACATAAAAGAAGCGATGGTTATCATGAAGTAGAAATGATTATGACCATGGTTGATCTTGCGGATCGGATTGAAATGTCTGAAATCAAGCGGGACACGATTATGATCTCGAGT
This sequence is a window from Paenibacillus urinalis. Protein-coding genes within it:
- the veg gene encoding biofilm formation stimulator Veg, with product MAKNSLLDIKRSLDAHVGQKILLRANGGRRKTIERTGVLEETYPSVFIVKLDQEQQTFKRVSYSYADILTEAVQVSVYDPEQVISEISYNEV
- a CDS encoding small, acid-soluble spore protein, alpha/beta type, with product MSRRRRSVMSEELKYELAKDLGFYDTVQQEGWGGIKAKDAGNMVKRAIQLAEQAARKGQG